GGAATCAAGGCATAAGGCAAAATTCGTCATGATGGTCATGGTGATTAGAGAGCTCCCCCATAAGGATACGCAGACAATTCCTCAACTGCAGCTCCCTAAGTTTTCTCCTGATTTCTCTCATCTCCTCCATGAATATTTCCATATCGTCTCCCTCTCCACCCATCCCATCATTGACCTGTCTATTGGGTATAACCCATCGGAAATTAGGGGCAAGTCGGCGAGCCTGTCCCCGTCTATGATTTCTTTCTGGCTGGTGGCCTTCGCCCCCTCCCAAAGGGCGGTCTTCCTCTCCGTTCTGCACGGGTTGCTCCATTTCTTCGTTTTCCTGGTGGATATTAGCCATGATGAGATTTTTTCCCCCGGTTTTCTTTGAACAACAAGTAAGACAAAGGCAAGGAGAGACACTGAATGCTTGGTGCACTGACCAGCAGGATTCAGAGTCCTGATAGTaaagattcaaagaaaaaaaatttttcccccaCCTCAGGTGCTTCGTGCGCTTTCTGGGGAGCCTTCAATTTGACCTCTTTCCCAGCgctctccttttccctccctccctcaaacCCAAAGCCcaccatttttcttttcccaggaTTCTTTCCCAGAGCGCAGCAGGCCCTAAAATGGAGGACGGGGCATGGGGTCTGGGGAAGTTAGCAAGGGATCTCAGGCTGGGCTGTGCACCAGTCCCCTTTCTCCCCTGCACTATTCCCGGCACTGACCTGGGCCTATCCTCGCTGTCTCTTGCTCCTTCCGATCCTCGCCACGAGTGCGCCGCCGCCACACAGTTCGGCAGACCTGCAACgggccagggtgggggcaggaggctgCTGCAGCCGGGCGCTCGGCGCCTTCCCGACCCCGCGTCCCCGACTCCCACCAGCCCCCCTTTCCGCGCGAGCAGCCCcgagccccccgcccccaccctcaggGGCCCCCATCCCCGCCCCGCTCCAGGTGACTCAGGGATGATCTCCCATCGCTCTGAGTTGCTTTCCTGCCTTCCCTGAACCCTGcccccctgcacccccaccccagggggcCACTATTTCTGTTCCCAGGAAAGCCAGGGTGTGCAGAGGGCTTGCCGGGGCTCGTCGCGCTGAACCCCTGTGCCGGCCTCTGGGGTTGGCTGGCAGCTGCCTCCCTGGCGTCAGCGCGCGGCCCCGGGGCTCTTACCTGCTCCGCTGGCCGCGGGCCCGATGCCAAGCCGCCGTGCGCAGGGGAGCGGGGAGCTGGTACCCAGACAGGAGTGACGACTGCACCGAAGGCTGCGTCGCTCTGCAGCTCGCGATCACGTGAGCATCTCACGTCACCGCCGAGCTCGCCCCCAACTCCGGCGGCCAGTGCAGCAGGAGCGCCCCACTTCCGCCTCGTGCACAGGCGCGGACAACCGCCTGTTTGTGCGCTGGGCCACAGCGCGCACCTCCCCGTCCATCAATCATCTCGCTCTTCTCCAATCTGACTGCCCACGAGTGGCATCACCTCCCTGCGGTTAGAGTTTGCCATTCTCTGGTTATAAGGGAAGGTCTACAACATCCTCTACCCCGTC
The genomic region above belongs to Ovis canadensis isolate MfBH-ARS-UI-01 breed Bighorn chromosome X, ARS-UI_OviCan_v2, whole genome shotgun sequence and contains:
- the BEX3 gene encoding protein BEX3 isoform X1, which produces MANIHQENEEMEQPVQNGEEDRPLGGGEGHQPERNHRRGQARRLAPNFRWVIPNRQVNDGMGGEGDDMEIFMEEMREIRRKLRELQLRNCLRILMGELSNHHDHHDEFCLMP
- the BEX3 gene encoding protein BEX3 isoform X2, translated to MEQPVQNGEEDRPLGGGEGHQPERNHRRGQARRLAPNFRWVIPNRQVNDGMGGEGDDMEIFMEEMREIRRKLRELQLRNCLRILMGELSNHHDHHDEFCLMP